A genomic segment from Luteibacter aegosomatis encodes:
- a CDS encoding MASE1 domain-containing protein — MPGPVRPCRGTMFSGVGGLNLRSNRFAIPFGDHIAVVVAFALVYYLFNLVMFDHWNLMSGLRLSCLLLVPRRYWLALAIGETLPVLEKIISHAQVFGMPWAIGASIPFIVVCMPFFTAVVRRMPLRDTDGNLRITTVLGLNVALSVIMTLWTLTIGFLGYASHPDPVQAWWASVGTFTPSFIISHYLGTLTVVPIVVVMHEYLRRRRRTSHWWPLLHEAFLLVIPYLAIVVATARTDTFAACAFVQLAIVLPLIALTMHHGKRGAALGSLLSSVAMTCAFTTELAPATVGAEALVAVVITAALFSTRPFRTVRTFGGFPVIQARLDRVSFFVERRLARILVGIRRRRFVITVQQADRTCVADLD, encoded by the coding sequence ATGCCAGGCCCGGTGCGGCCATGTCGCGGCACCATGTTTTCAGGGGTGGGTGGTTTGAATTTGCGCAGCAACCGGTTCGCGATTCCCTTCGGCGATCACATCGCCGTCGTCGTGGCGTTCGCCCTGGTCTACTACCTGTTCAACCTGGTCATGTTCGACCATTGGAACCTTATGTCGGGGCTGCGCCTCAGTTGCCTTCTGCTGGTGCCGCGTCGGTATTGGCTGGCGCTGGCGATCGGCGAAACGCTTCCCGTACTCGAAAAAATCATCTCGCATGCGCAGGTGTTCGGCATGCCGTGGGCGATCGGAGCATCGATTCCCTTCATCGTCGTTTGCATGCCCTTCTTCACCGCGGTCGTCAGACGCATGCCCCTGCGCGACACCGACGGCAACCTGCGCATCACCACGGTGCTGGGCCTCAACGTCGCGCTGTCCGTGATCATGACGCTATGGACATTGACGATCGGGTTTCTGGGGTATGCGTCGCATCCCGATCCCGTGCAAGCCTGGTGGGCTTCCGTCGGCACCTTCACCCCTTCCTTCATCATCAGCCACTACCTCGGCACGCTCACGGTGGTCCCCATCGTCGTGGTCATGCACGAATACCTGCGTCGCCGTCGGCGCACCTCCCACTGGTGGCCGTTGCTGCACGAAGCGTTCCTGCTCGTCATCCCTTACCTCGCCATCGTGGTCGCCACGGCGCGCACCGATACCTTCGCCGCATGCGCTTTTGTCCAGCTGGCCATCGTCCTGCCCCTCATCGCGTTGACCATGCACCATGGAAAGCGGGGCGCCGCCCTGGGATCCTTACTGTCGAGCGTTGCGATGACCTGCGCGTTCACCACCGAGCTCGCCCCCGCCACGGTAGGCGCCGAGGCGTTGGTGGCCGTGGTCATCACCGCGGCCCTGTTCTCGACCCGGCCGTTCCGGACGGTTCGCACGTTCGGCGGATTCCCGGTGATACAAGCTCGCCTCGATAGGGTCTCGTTCTT
- a CDS encoding ShlB/FhaC/HecB family hemolysin secretion/activation protein: MRFTGEGRWRTTAHGLISLLAIGASGMAPAQQSTLDKQEQLRRAQQLEQREEQRQQAPFQGTPPTQVERLDAPLPSETPCFTLRSLRLEGERVGDFAWAQRYLDRFVGQCVGREGLETLQRRLSNLVIARGFVTTRIGVPAQDISSGELRMLLVPGTLRHVRFAPGSPALDWRAAFPIREGDLLNLHAVEQGLEQLKRVPSQDVSMDIAPGEKVGESDVVLTVHTARRWHVETDVSDSGLKGTGTYQGNLNVSFDNPLGWNDIFSIGAGHALFTHPDGGSTFSENASYSVPWGWWTFSGSVSTYRYRQWVEGFDSRFRSTGNSTSSDVTVQRLLTRGTSSKTSIEARLAARSAHSYIQGVEVGIQRQRVASAELALVHRHYIGQAQIDARLGYQRGTPWFGSQWAGYDPEVGYPTNRYGLTTLDLSISKPLTLAGRQAIWDSSLRMQRSTDHLPAAELITLGGRYTVRGFDGEQTLAGERGAYLRNTLTLPLGMFAPYLGIDVGHVSGPSTQAGHRQLTGGVLGLRGSYVGLSWDLFIGRRLHAPRAFDTEQPTTGFQLIYQY, from the coding sequence ATGAGGTTTACAGGGGAAGGCCGTTGGCGCACAACGGCACACGGGCTGATTTCCCTGCTTGCGATCGGTGCCAGCGGTATGGCGCCCGCGCAGCAGTCGACGTTGGACAAACAGGAGCAGCTGCGTCGCGCACAGCAGCTCGAGCAAAGGGAAGAGCAGCGCCAGCAGGCGCCGTTCCAGGGGACGCCGCCGACGCAGGTCGAGCGGCTGGATGCGCCGTTGCCCAGCGAAACACCGTGCTTCACGTTGCGCAGCCTGCGGCTCGAGGGCGAGCGCGTGGGCGATTTCGCCTGGGCACAGCGGTATCTCGATCGCTTCGTCGGGCAATGCGTGGGTCGCGAAGGCCTGGAGACCCTGCAGCGTCGATTGTCCAACCTCGTGATCGCCCGCGGTTTCGTCACCACGCGCATCGGCGTGCCGGCGCAGGACATCTCCAGCGGCGAGCTTCGCATGCTGCTCGTGCCGGGCACGCTGCGGCATGTCCGCTTCGCGCCGGGCTCGCCCGCACTCGATTGGCGCGCGGCCTTCCCCATCCGCGAGGGCGACCTGCTCAACCTGCACGCCGTCGAACAGGGCCTGGAGCAGCTCAAGCGCGTGCCGTCGCAGGACGTCTCGATGGACATCGCGCCCGGTGAGAAGGTGGGCGAGTCCGACGTGGTGCTCACGGTGCATACCGCGCGGCGCTGGCACGTGGAAACCGACGTCAGCGACTCGGGCCTCAAGGGCACGGGCACCTACCAGGGCAACCTCAACGTATCGTTCGACAACCCGCTGGGTTGGAACGACATCTTCTCGATCGGTGCGGGCCATGCGCTGTTCACCCATCCGGATGGCGGCAGCACGTTCAGCGAAAACGCATCCTATAGCGTGCCGTGGGGATGGTGGACGTTCAGCGGCAGCGTGTCGACGTACCGGTACCGGCAGTGGGTGGAGGGCTTCGACAGCCGTTTCCGTTCGACCGGCAACTCCACGTCCAGCGACGTCACCGTGCAGCGGCTCCTCACCCGCGGCACGTCGAGCAAGACGTCGATCGAGGCGCGGCTGGCCGCGCGCAGCGCCCACAGCTACATCCAGGGCGTGGAAGTGGGCATCCAGCGGCAGCGCGTCGCCAGTGCCGAACTCGCGCTCGTGCATCGTCATTACATCGGCCAGGCGCAGATCGACGCCCGCCTGGGTTACCAGCGCGGCACGCCATGGTTCGGCAGCCAGTGGGCCGGATACGACCCCGAGGTCGGTTATCCGACCAACCGGTATGGATTGACCACGCTCGATCTCTCCATCAGCAAGCCGCTCACGCTGGCCGGGCGCCAGGCGATCTGGGACAGCAGCCTGCGCATGCAGCGTTCCACCGACCACCTGCCGGCAGCCGAGCTCATCACGCTCGGCGGCCGCTACACGGTTCGCGGTTTCGACGGCGAGCAGACGCTGGCCGGCGAGCGCGGCGCTTACCTGCGCAACACGCTCACGCTTCCGCTGGGCATGTTCGCGCCGTATCTCGGCATCGACGTGGGTCACGTATCGGGTCCGTCGACACAGGCCGGGCATCGGCAACTGACGGGCGGCGTGCTGGGCCTTCGGGGCAGCTACGTGGGACTGAGCTGGGATCTCTTCATCGGACGGCGCCTGCATGCGCCGCGGGCGTTCGACACCGAGCAACCCACGACGGGTTTCCAGCTGATCTACCAGTACTGA